The Paroedura picta isolate Pp20150507F chromosome 2, Ppicta_v3.0, whole genome shotgun sequence sequence CTGACGAGTCTGAGACTTTTTCTGACTAGAAAAAAAGACAGCTGTGGGGAGACCTAGTAGAGATTTATATACTTAAGCAAAAGCTAGAAGAAGTGGAGTGTCTCCTTTAATACTAGAACTCTGGAGAAACCAATGAGATTGCTGAGAACAGAGAAAAATAATTACTCAACAAggaattaaactgtggaattgaCCACCAAGGGAGGCACTGACAGATAGCTGAGGGGAGGagctagatagattcatggagaagaggtccatcaatggcaaCTAGCCATGGTGCCTGATGAGAACCTCCATATCCcaaaggcagcaaacctctgtgtcaggattgtagaatctctgtcataaattagcttgagttcctccatgtcagttatattgttttatatcgcttggcgcctgcttgctccaggtcctgtagccttgctagccataaaagtgaatagtttgttatgttaaccttatcacatgttgtgagctctcgggattgttgtcacctcctcaaggttgtgagaatgaattcctgtttttcttacacatatgtcttttctcttgtctcccctcccttgggaactgtcaagtcttgggtgggagaattgtattgataagcagaggcaaatctgaactctggtcagatttgacttttcagtccctagcgtatagtacttttcaataaagctttctttcattaagaagcctgttgtgagttttctgtacgtttgacactcTGAATACTAGCACAGGGGAAAGTCTTGGTCTCAATGCCATTTGCTTTCTAGGGCAGCTGGCTGGTTCTAAAAGAAACAGGATATTGGccaagatggaccattggttgTATCCAATGGACAtataagaagaggcctgctggatcagaccaatggctcatctaatccagcatcttgttttCCCCTTCTGTTTCCTCCTACTTTAACAACAAAAGGGCCAACATGCTCCAATCATGATTAGTAAAGGCTGGTGTGACAGTAATCAACTGCAGTTGTTTTAATTTGATAATTTTAACTTGTTATGTGGTAACTAAAttatttggttttattttgtgttttaaacAGCTTAAACTCCACTGAGATGGTTTTTGGGAGGGACGATatataaatacctaaataaagtggccgaccagttcctttggatgatcaacaacagggcatagcagccaaggccttctcctgataattgcctcttggttttgggattcagaggttagctcctctgaatgtagaggttcccttccgtcaccatggctagtagccattgatagacttaaactccatggatctatctaatcccctcttAAGGCTGTTTAAtcctgtggccatcgctacatccttTGGAagtgaattccatattttaatcactttgtgtaaaacagaatttccttttgtctaccctgagcctactgcccatcagtttcattggataccctctagttctagtattttgggaggagaaaaaattgtcagttctctccaccccatgcatgattttataaacctcaaTCAAGTCCCCTCGTTCAGTTTAGGAGAgacccagactcttcagcctttcctgacTCAAGTTCTAATGAATCCCACCCGTAGACTGGAAGCTGGCATGAAGGAACCACTTGAGTTGGTATTTAGCAAGATGTTATTAACATCAAGACAGAGGCTAGAAGGGCCCAAGAAAAACTTCTGAACTGAATGCAAAACCAGAAAGAATCCATACAAACCTACACTTCCAGTATTCAACTGAAAACCACTATAGCCTATTGTTTCAATGCACACTCTGATCTTTATGGATAACACTGGATAATAGAGTGAAACCCAGTTTGATTGTTTTTACTGCATTAGGACTGTACCTCCTTAATGCCACTCATTTACAATTACTGGACCAACCACCATATTTAGCAGCTGAGATTAAGAAGCTAGGTGACAGTACGCAGTGGTAGCTCACAAGTTTCAGAAGAGGGAAGTAACTACTCTGTCCTTTCCCTTTTGGCTGAAATTCCCTTTTCTCATTGGTAGGAAACTAAAAGGGCTCTACTTTTGTATATTTGTATGGGTAAGAGAGGGCTCACTTTCTGTCCTTACTAAGGACTCATGTACCATATGGAGTGCCCTTATAGACCTTCAGAAATCCCCAAGCCTCTGTCTGGGGAAAACTGGTCTGCCCCATGCAGAAAGAAGAGTATAGCAGAGTAGGTTCAGGGATTCCATAAACAGACTGATTCCAAACTCCATGGGACTAGCCATAAGTGTTTACTGCAAGTGTCTTGTAGCAAAAGGCTAACAGATTTAATGCTAAGCATTAGTGGACAGATTTAATGCTAAGCCCACTTCCACACATGAATGCAATCAACATTCACCTTGTTGAATTAGCCCTGAGAATACAGAAAGCTGtagtaaaatgccaaaaaaaccCTTATTTCCTTACAGTTTGCATAAAAATTAGAAGCAGGGTCAAATATCTGTCAAGAATGCCTTATgtcaatatataaaggaaaagcTTTCTTATTCAGGGTAATGCGATTctaagatttctttttaaaaagtacacttTTTTACATTGTCAACTATGCACTCTTTTGAACATAAAAAGAAAACCTGCTTCACTTACTGGGTTGAGGATATTAATCCATTCATTGCTTTTGGACTCAACAAACTTGCCATCAATGAATAGTTTGGTTGTTGGCTGTGGAAGACAAAGCACTGGTCAATGGCTAAATTACTCAAATGCAAGTCACTCTCTTCTTTATCCTTGCCTCTGtgtccttctccttctttggttATTTGTCATAGGTCTAACTGAGATTGCAGGTTCTTCAGAGTTCCAGTTGTCTTCTAGTATATAATAAACTATGCACATGTATGGTGACTTGTAAGGGAGTGAAAACCCCTTTTGCCATCCAACTCCACACTCTCTGGCTTTAGTTTTCCCCCCTTCACATCACCAGTTTGGTTTTTCTGCCTTCCCTCAGTCTTGTCTACCTGAATGCCTGGTTCTTCTACCTGGAGGGTTCACCCACCTGACCATCCTTCCTGCCTGCCCTTTCATTGCCCACTGGTCTAGTCTTTGTGGCTCCCCCTTCATCTGTCAATATAGTCTCCTTCCACCACCTGCTCCCTCACCCAgatttttctctccccttctgcTTTCCTCCATGTTGGAAGGTCCTGATTTATCTGCAGCAATCTTGTAGTTGGAGCTGAATAGGATTATTCGTGACATTAGCCATGGAGAATATGGGGTGGGGaaaaaaagcttttttaaaaaagggtaatTCTATTTATTTCCTCCCTACTGATTCCAAGTGACTCAAGTAAGAAAACAACTCAccactgaagaagaggagaaggaggataaGGAATGCCAGTTAAAATTCACCTTCCCAGGAATCTACAAAACAGAAAAGCAGGAAGACAGAGCCCcagtactttaaaatatttttaatacatttagttaaATCCTATGAGTCATGAGTTAGTTCTAGAATATATGGTTGGCTCAGCAAAATTAGTGCATGGCAAATATGTCTGTactggtattatttattttatttattacatttgtatactgccatcCCCTGaggatcagggcagttcacatagaatatAGAGAACTATAAGTGAACTCAGTTTTGtcaataaattaaaaagcaacaatggtaacaataacaataacaaagataacagtttaacaggATAGTAATCagcaggtccatggttcaggttCACTACATGGATTcctaggagggaggttcagggtccCAATGGGTGTTGTTGGTTccagctgacctcaaccaaaagcctggcagaagagctcccttttgctggcctTGTGGAACCATTTTAGTTCCATcaaagccctgatctcctccagaagttcattccaccaggtggaggccaggacaaagaatgctctggccctggtttatttattattatatttatttatataccgccctccctgggggttgaggtcaagcaggcttcttttgagccagggatcactagctggttggtggtggcagagcacaaggcactttgaggggcataggcagaaagtacactgggccctgaccatgtataaGGAGGAATGCatcaccaaaaacaaacaaacaaagaagtcTAACTCTTGCCTCCTAATCACACAGCACAGTTCAACTGTAACTAAGCCAGCAGTTCTCCTACACACATTTACCAGGGAGCAAATCCCATTATTTCAATAGGATGTACTTCCAGGTAAACATACAGATTAATAACTCCAGCAAAGACTATCAGAAAGTAAATGCTGTGGCAAGAATAGGTTGAAGGCAGACTGTGGCCCCCCAGCAGATCAGCAGTTGATATTAAAGGCGTTACAGGGGAAGGTGAGCCAACCTGCAGCTGTCAGTGACTGTCAGCAGCCACTGGCTCAGTCAACACCATGCAGACACTGTTTCCCATAGTCCTGACAGGGCAGCTCTACTGGATCCTGGCTGCCAGAGCCCTTCCAGGCACTTCCTTGGTAAATCAAGGTTCCAAGCAGCCAAACACCTGAGCCTGTCCTGCAGCTGGAATCATTGCAACTATATAGTTCAGGGCAGTGTATGCGCACCCACTTTACATTCACAACACCCCGGCCAGGTAAGACTACTGAATTCAGTAGTCTGCTAGGAGCACCTTTTGCAAAGGCTTAGCTCAGGGTTACTAAACGCCAGCTGCGGTCCTGTGTGGATCAGACCTCTCCTTCTTCTGAAGGGGGTGTGGCGGAGGCAGCAGATCATCCCCGTTCCCACACACAGCCCTGCAAAGCCTCAGTAAGCCGCGCAAGCAgcggcaggggaggccaaacggtggtgcttcagatgtccatggactacaattcccgtgagcccatgggaattgtagtccagggacatctggagagtcaccgtttggccacctATGGGAGACGGAGTTCAAGGGTTGCTGCCCCGTTTATCTGAAAGAGCCGAACCGCTGGGAAAGGCGGCCGCCCCCCTCCCGGAAGGCGCTGCATCCCCGGCATGCCACCTCACCCCGAGCCAGAGACGCCGCCCGCCCTGAGAGCCCCGAACTGCAGCCACCACCGCCATGCTGCCCGCGATCACCTGCCGAAGCCAACTCAACGATCGGCCCCTCTTTCCACTGACCAATAGCACGAGGATGCCCGCTCCATCTCCGCCCCCTTAAAGCTGAGCAGGCCAATGGGATCTAGCGCTCGCCTGGGTTCGCTTTCTTCCCCGCCCACCTCGCCGCCTCCCTCCGAATCCAATCTCCATTGGCTAGCCATGCGCAAACGCCCCCTCTAGAAGGATTCCTattggataggtcttttcttctggGCCTTGGCGGCTGGAGTTCGGCGAGGGTTaggtgggagggaaaggaggcggcggccgcggcgAGGCGTCTTCGTTTTAGGTTCTCTCCGTGGGCGGCCATTGGGTATCACGTGATGGGCAAAGATGGCGGCCTCTACGGAAGGTGAAATGGGTGAGGTGTTCTGGTAACGTTAGTGTTTCTTAGGCACCCATGACGCTGCTCTGGCTTGGTCTACGCAGGAAGCAGAGTGTGGCGATGGAGCCGGCTGTACTGCGGCTGGCTGTAGTGGGGCGAACTACATTTTAAAACTCTCTCCCCCgtggacatgttctgcagattagaaATTAGCAGATCAAGAACAAAGGTCTTCGGGGGGTGTACTGATTTTCCAGTTCAGGGCACCTGTGACTCATGTCATCTCTGGCCTGCAGTGTGAGGTCCCTTGTCCTCTCTGCCATATCTTTTATCACTTTTCCCTGCCTATTTAGAACACATCTCAATGTTTACTTGGGGTAAATTCTCTTGAAATCACTGAGGCTTTCTTTGAGGACGTATATGTGCAGAGTGGCTGTAATCCTATATATTTTTGCCTGGGAACAAATTACACTGCTCACGAAGGGACTGACTTCTCAGCGGACCGTGTAGAGTTGAGCTTCCAAttctgagtttgtttgttttttgggggtacACTGAACTTCCAGTCAGAATGAATTAGCAGGAAAGTTGATACATTGCAGAATGTTTCCTTTGTTTAAGTTATTCTTATCACGTGTGGGAgacctacagtatttgctggcgtataagactactttccccccctgaaaaacatgcctccaagtggggggggggggtcatcttgtatgccgggtgcacttcagttgggataaacatagctgcccatagtggcccatagtaatgtaatgtaacaaactctatattttgagtggaaatgttgggggggacgtcttatacgccggcaaatacagtaagtCCTAATGGATTTAATGAGGCTTAGTTCTAAATAAGCAGGTAGGGTTGaaatagaacaaatttagagtccagtggcacctttaagtgcaacaaagtcttattcaaggtatgagcttttgtgcacacacacacacataccttgaataaaactttgtgggtcttaaaggtgcttcagaccaacactgatACCCGCTAGCATCTAAAATGATGCAGACACTTGTATCTTGCACTCCTAATGACAAGAGGGACATGTTTAAAACATCCTGATTCTCACACCAGGATCACAGTCCACTCTCATCTCTTACATACACAATGCTATTAAACTTTTCTGAAAGTTCTGTTGTACttgatgtatttattttgatATAACTGCTTTGCATTCATTTATGTAAAAGATAATagaatatgtattttttttaatcagagtccagtagcacatttaagaccaacaaagatttattcaaggtgtgagcttttgagtgcaagctcacgccttgaataaatctttgttggtcttaaaggtgctactggactctgattttattgtgctacttcagaccaacacaacaactcatttgaatctatttttttTAGTTAAAGAGATACTGGAAAAACAGTAACAAGAAGATTTAGGTGTACATTTTAagctaatttaaaaagaaatagttTAAAGTTTTGTAGATTGAGATAAATTTTGTAGATTAACCAGTTTCCTCATTAGAACTACTGCTAATCTTGAGAAATCAGTTGtggaataataatatttaatttgtgGGGGGCTATAGGCTATGTTCATTAGTTTAAAAACTTATTTCATTAGATGTTCTGCCATCCTTCAGCAATCAGACTGTTGCTGTAAAAGTAATGAGTGCCTTACTTATATCCTTGCTATGTAGATGGAAACTCAAATTTGCATGATTACACTGACATCACTGGTGGAATGTTTATGCACCAACTTTTAAAATTACAATGATTATTAGTTTCACTTATAGTCtgtttctcacttggactcatggcagaatacaaatataataagaACTATATACAGTCAATCAGCAAAATTATGAAGTGTGACGATAGATCTGATAGTAAAAAAATTCCCCTAATAAAATAGTGTCGTAGGGATCTGCAGAGTTAGATATGAGAAAGTCTATTCATTTAATCAGCaagcagtataaaaatgtgaTAAACAATTTAGTTAAACAGTGAAAGTTCTTAAAGAAGAAAACAATGCAGTGGGACTGAGACTCAAGAATTGGAAAAATGACACAAGTACATACAAAGTGTCTAAGGCAATGAAACAATGTAGGTAGAATTTCCCCTTGTCTGAAATAATTCTATCTAACAGTGGACATACATGAGGAGGTCAAGGATACAAAACCAATGTTGTTCTCAGGTTTTTAGGGGGAAAGAAATTGTAATTAACATTTAGACCTAGAAAGGCACAGCCAGAAGTCTGAATGCATTACTGATCTGCTGCATTGCATTCCATATACCCATCTGGATACAGTTAATTAAGGATGGCTATTGTGCAACATAACAAAAGTTCAGGTGAATTGTTGTTCTGTGTAGTGACAGACTAGGCTGCACTGCACAGGGCCTTGATATTTATATTCACTTATTTTGATATGCACTAGTATGAgaaaatgtatgtgtgtatgcacactaaCTTTAACTTATAGAGATTCTAAGGAGGGAGTTAAATCAGAACTGATGTGCCTTACTAATTCACATTAACAATTTTTAGTAAGCCATTTCTTTACAAGTACCAAAAATCCTCAGGACAATAAATTGGGTCCATTGATGTGTATACTTTTGACTTGGGAGATGTTCCTGCTAAATATGATGATTAAATGCATGATGTTTTTCTAGGTGCAGACTTGGAGGCCTCACTGCTGAGTTTTGAGAAGTTGGACCGGGCTTCACCAGACCTCTGGCCAGAACAATGTATGTTGCGTTTGAGTGGGGCATGAAGGACAGTAGAGTCCTGTGGTGATTGTGGTGTGCTCAGACTTTATAATCTGCTTTTAAGGAGATGCTGAGAGTTATTCCCTGATTCTCTTTACCAACAAATTGAGTAAGTTGTCATGAagagcccttcccccccccccattccctgctgaAGCTTTTGGTTCTTACGGTTGTGAGTTTATAAGGACTTAACAAATATGGTTTTAACATAGTTTTTGCCTAGGGAAAGGCTATTCTTAGTGGGATGAACCTGGTTCCCTATCGCTCTTTGAAAACGGATTCTAGAATGGTATCCAAGGATGAACATGTGGGTTCCTTCACAAAGACATACTTGTTATTTTTTGTTCAGAAAAACATACTCAGTATTGTAGGCTGTTAATTTTCTCTTTAACAATTTTgaggattcccctctcctccattcatTCAGACCAATAAAAGGAGATACATGGTTAAGCTTCCATTGTCTTTCTACAAAGTTGGGTGGTGGAGGTTTGTTGGTGGCACAGTTTCTGTCTCCTGTACATGCATACGTTTTTCTTTTAAGGGGTAAACTTTTGAAGGGAAATGGCAGCAGCATAACCATGACATTATGACTGAGAAAAGTTGGCTGGGATAGACGTGTATTAATTAGTCCTTAAGGCATAACCAGTACACTTCCAGCCATCCTCCAATTACTTGAAGAGTTTCACAACTGTTTTAAAACAGCATTAATGGGAATATGGTGAAGGATGAAGATTAAATATCTGCTactgaaaaacagaaaggaatGAGACAAAACTAAGAGGTGGGGGCTTCCTCTCCCCTGGGAGGAACTCCCTGGGATTTCTGTGTATAACACCCATTGCAAAGCTGGGCTTCAAATCCAGGGTGAAACACtcactgaccgtttacgcactgggaacttcactgccccagctcccacgcaggagaacaaatcgggggtggatgaggtgctctGGGCCAAATGCCcccttgtgtgggtgcagaaagaggtggggcaacctgccacaactaaaactccagcctgcagcccggcatgaaacctccagtgcataaacggtcattgtgtgTCTTCTTAGAATGCAGCATCTGTTTTAGTCTTTGCTTAAAGTGAGTTTGTTCATGTTAGTTAATTAGACGTGACTTATTTAGGCACAGAACTGAGGGAGTTGTGCTTCAAGTAAAAACAATGCCATATTGTGGAATATGAAGTGCTGATTGGTGACAAAACAGAGGAAGAATGTTAGGAAAGAAATAGCTTCTGATTACTGCACAGAAGTCACTTGGTGTAATGAAAAAaatgttgcaaattgtaaacgcctCTATAGGTAAAATGTAGCCTTTCTGATTGAGTTGTAATTGCCTTTTGAAGATGCAGAATGACGTAATAAAATATCACTGTAACTATACCTGCTTTGTTTCCAGTACCAGGTGTTGCGGAATTtgctgcttcttttaaaagtgtaAGTAATATCAGATTGTAGTTTAGTCTTTTAAAACTTCTTTTATGCTCCCCTTTTGCTATCTTTCTAGAATTCCTATGATGACCAAGATGTATGATTTTTGTGTGCCATTTTACCTacacttgagagccagtgtgatgtaatgAGTAAGAGTCAGatactcaaaagttgagctataaaccaatataaaattttaacaattatttattaaagtacaccaatattaggttaaaaacaaagtaaaaaactATACAGTTCTAACTGCACAGACCAAATACaatttgaccctactgggtcttcttcagtggtcataaataataatattaaaaaatgcattcttatataaaaacaattatgaagtatagctgggtggtcaagggaaatctgttaggtgtagtcctcacaaatactggtatagtgtttctttttggagcaccaacttctaagatatgtaatatctaggaacaccactcttaCTTTGCATAGAGAGTGCGTCTCATGACATCGGCTGGGAAAGGCAGGCCCCCCTCCTGGCAAAGGCCTTCCCCGGCCTGGCGAAGCCTTGGGGAGCCGCTTGTGCAGCCCTCTGAGGCTTTGCTGGGCTGGGGAAGGCAggccccttgcccccctcccctcttcatggACACCCACTTCTTTCCCCAGTGAAATCCAGGTGCCAAATGATGGTAAGCAATGTCGCCAGGTTTGTGGGCAGCAGGCCAGAGCGGGGCATGTCAATCAGGAGGTGCACAGCAAGCTCTTGATTGGCCCCTGGACCAAAAGCAGAGTCCGGACAGGCCCCAGACagtctctgcccaggaggctgtttccaaaatattagtcaaGCAGTGTTAAAgatgtttaaattaattaaattaatgatGCTCGTGCTACGATGCTCATGCTAGCACAGTAGATttagtgtgtctctgtgtgtatgagTCACTGCCTTTATTACTGAGATTATCAAACTTgttgaacttatttatttattttttgggaTAGAGCAGGGAAGGCCAGTTCAACTAGTGGAAAGGGCTCATTGAGAACTACGTCATGGGcttggacattttaaaacttcTTTGCCAAGACCAGCCATCCTGTTTTGTGAGATAGCATATTTTGACACACCATTAAAATGAAGCTATCGTATGCAGAgaaaagcacattgaaatcaatgggtttgaACTCGAGTAATTCTGTATAAGATTACAGTTAGTTTGTTACATCAGCATTTCATGGACAAATTTAGATTTGTTTTGTCTCCAACAGTAAAACGTCTTAAACAATGTCTGTCGTTTTCATACTGCTTCAGAAAGTACATTGATATGTTCTATCTAACCATAGTGGTTTCTTAGGATATGCCAAACAGCCACATTTTATATCCAATAATAATTGTTGTCTGTCTTTCGATAAATAGCCAATCACCAGTTCTCCTCCCAAGTGGATGGCTGAATTAGAGAATGATGACATTGATATGTTGAAGGGTGAGTTGCTTTTTGTCTCTTCTTGGTAAAAGTATTACATACCTGGCATGAGTAAGGCCTTTATTCCTTGTCTAAACAATTCACAAAGGAGATGTTTTCATAGAAATTATTGCTGGGTTTCCCTACCTTGTGTGTCCTCTTCCCAAAGTAGCATTCTTCCTCGTGAGAAAATTTATAGGGCTGTTAAAATGGTGTGGTGTTCTGAAATGTAAAGTCATTGAAATTAGCCTTTTTGAGTAACTGATTTAACTAATTGGGATGTATGCATCACATACCTTGAATAGATGTTAGCATTCATTGGAGAACTTCTCAAACTTATCCCCAAAATATTGGATAAATTACATTAACACAAAGTGAATTTCTAAACTAAATTCCAAACTTCTAGAATTTTAAGTGAATTaggttttagattgtattttgtgCTTTATGGAATTTTAAATATGCTATGATCCTCCCTGAGTCACCCAAGATAGGTCAGAATAGAAatgtaaagaataaaataaaattaaaaccctCTAGAGCTGCCTTTCTTTGGAAAAGTGTAGTAACTGAAAATAAGACCAGTTGGGGACCTGTGATATTTAAGTGAAGGAAGAACATGTCTATAGTGGGCCCCACTTTATCTTTTGAAGATTCCCCCTACCCCTGTTTTCCTCTTGTCTTTTTCCAGATGTGTGCTTGCTCTTCCCCCACTTCCACTCTCGTTTGGTAGTGACAAAACTACCTGGAAGTACATACTGTTGTGATAACATTACCGTTCCCATTTTCTGTGTCAAGGTTAAGTAATTGATTTTTCAGAAAGAGCTGTTCAGACCATTCATATATTGCATACAATATTTTTAGACCGAGAAGCATGCACATTAAATTCTGAGAGTCTATGCTCATGTGATATCATGTATTTTGTCTATAATTTTATCCCAGAGCATTATGAATTAACATCTGAAGAAGGGTGTGTCGAAACATATATCCATTTAAGTAAACCTGTGAAATATTATgtgatttggggggcaggggagtatAATTGGGCAATGAAAGAAATAAGTTTCCGTGTAAGGATGATATTAAGGATATAGCATGAAAATCTTTGCCAAATATCTGTCAGTGAAATCCTAAGTAGAAGTACACCCTTCTCAGACCGCTGGAGTCAGTGttcttagaagagtgtaactttgcttaggatttccCTGTGTGTCTCGGCActagctcttaagccatgcctttccttttcagagctaGGGAGTCTCACAACTGCTAATCTAATGGAGAAAGTCAGAGGTCTACAGAATCTGGCGTATCAGTTGGGGCTTGATGAATGTAAGTATTATGCAGATGTACTAGAATGTATTCTATTTTAAAAGCTGTAATGGCAAATGTTATGGCGGGATGGTAAATGTTATGGTAGTGTTATTGCAGAAAAATCCTGAacacgcccgtggcgccgcgggcaccacggactaaataaagcgctaagcgctttgtcggaggagttagggcaggcttaGTCCATGATGatgaaggggcctgattggccccttcctccggacagaccattggctggGCCAATCCCTGCccttccgacaaggaagcaactgcgcctcccgacgcgtcaggccaatggccaagggagcccccggcagccgcgctccgcgtgactgccaggggctacctaacctagcgcccgctgtattagttgcagcgggcttgattactag is a genomic window containing:
- the LIN52 gene encoding protein lin-52 homolog isoform X2; translation: MAASTEGADLEASLLSFEKLDRASPDLWPEQLPGVAEFAASFKSPITSSPPKWMAELENDDIDMLKELGSLTTANLMEKVRGLQNLAYQLGLDESREMTRGKFLNILEKPKK
- the LIN52 gene encoding protein lin-52 homolog isoform X1 — translated: MAASTEGEMGADLEASLLSFEKLDRASPDLWPEQLPGVAEFAASFKSPITSSPPKWMAELENDDIDMLKELGSLTTANLMEKVRGLQNLAYQLGLDESREMTRGKFLNILEKPKK
- the LIN52 gene encoding protein lin-52 homolog isoform X3 gives rise to the protein MAASTEGEMGADLEASLLSFEKLDRASPDLWPEQLPGVAEFAASFKSPITSSPPKWMAELENDDIDMLKELGSLTTANLMEKVRGLQNLAYQLGLDEYPSG